A window of Zingiber officinale cultivar Zhangliang chromosome 5A, Zo_v1.1, whole genome shotgun sequence contains these coding sequences:
- the LOC121979910 gene encoding ATP-dependent Clp protease proteolytic subunit-like: MAQWLEARRGVDSDELGHRDDVAGVRAEARVGSSTALARVSPALSSAATALSEKVYPSHRFTKYALVMKGCRSVHHNIELIESCQVVMCAWRQLALYRYLHPSVERAGAGPRSFSDEIFSRLFNQRIVCINGPISDDTASFVIAQLLFLQSESSHDPIRLRINSFGGTITAGLAIYDTVRYISSSTPISTLCIGQATSIGSLLLAAGTPGKRSALPHSRIMIHQPTGEPFNKATRIAMHAKEILKLRECVNKIYSYHTGQTIRQIEQCMDRDM; the protein is encoded by the exons ATGGCACAGTGGCTGGAGGCTAGGAGAGGGGTCGACAGTGATGAACTAGGGCACAGGGACGACGTCGCTGGAGTCAGGGCAGAGGCTAGAGTCGGGTCCTCGActgcgttggctcgagtgtcgCCGGCGCTGTCTAGTGCGGCGACGGCGCTGTCGG AAAAGGTGTATCCAAGTCATCGCTTTACAAAGTATGCATTGGTAATGAAAGGTTGTAGATCAGTACACCACAATATTGAACTCATTGAAAGTTGCCAGGTTGTAATG TGCGCGTGGCGCCAACTAGCCCTCTACAGGTACCTTCACCCGTCCGTAGAGCGCGCCGGTGCTGGTCCCCGCTCCTTCAGCGATGAAATCTTCTCGCGCCTATTCAATCAGCGTATTGTTTGCATCAATGGCCCTATCTCCGACGACACGGCTTCTTTCGTCATCGCCCAGCTTCTATTCCTCCAGAGCGAATCCTCCCATGATCCCATCCGCCTCCGCATTAACTCCTTTGGGGGTACCATCACTGCCGGCCTCGCTATTTATGATACCGTGCGGTACATCAGCAGTAGCACCCCTATCTCCACTCTCTGTATAGGCCAGGCCACCTCCATAGGCTCGCTACTCCTTGCGGCTGGCACCCCTGGAAAGCGCAGCGCCCTCCCCCATTCCCGTATCATGATCCACCAGCCAACTGGTGAGCCCTTCAACAAGGCCACGCGCATTGCCATGCATGCCAAGGAGATTCTCAAACTCCGTGAGTGCGTCAACAAGATCTATAGCTACCACACGGGGCAAACTATCCGGCAAATCGAGCAGTGCATGGATCGTGACATGTAG